In a genomic window of uncultured Sphaerochaeta sp.:
- the arcC gene encoding carbamate kinase — protein MDSKLIVIAIGGNSLIEDPKNVSVTAQYEAARKTAAHIAKLVKAGHRVVIAHGNGPQVGFILLRAEFSRSILHTVPLDSCVADTQGAIGYQLQMALHNEFAKIGLKPNVATVVTQVEVSDDDPSFGKPSKPIGSFMTKEDADYHTEHDGWNCVEDAGRGYRRVVASPKPKAIVEIDTIRSLLDNKIIVIAGGGGGIPVVRDEKGMLSGREAVIDKDLAAALMAKQLNADLFVISTAVEKVCLNYGKPNQKSLDTITTAEAETYIAEGHFAPGSMLPKVQAIVDFVRSTGNMGLITDPANIYGALYEGKGTKIVL, from the coding sequence ATGGATAGCAAGTTGATTGTCATAGCAATTGGGGGAAACTCGTTGATCGAGGACCCAAAGAACGTTTCGGTTACAGCCCAGTATGAGGCAGCACGCAAAACCGCGGCACATATCGCCAAGCTCGTAAAAGCTGGTCATCGCGTAGTGATTGCACACGGCAATGGACCGCAGGTGGGATTCATCCTGCTTCGGGCTGAATTCTCCCGTTCCATTCTTCACACGGTCCCGTTGGACAGCTGTGTGGCGGATACCCAGGGAGCAATCGGCTATCAGTTGCAGATGGCCTTGCACAATGAGTTTGCAAAAATCGGGCTCAAGCCCAATGTGGCTACCGTGGTGACCCAGGTGGAAGTCAGTGATGACGATCCCTCCTTCGGCAAACCCTCGAAGCCGATCGGTTCCTTCATGACCAAGGAAGATGCCGATTATCACACCGAACACGATGGATGGAATTGTGTTGAGGATGCTGGACGTGGCTACCGCAGGGTTGTCGCAAGTCCCAAGCCGAAGGCCATCGTTGAGATTGATACCATCAGGAGCTTGCTTGACAACAAGATCATCGTCATTGCAGGCGGCGGTGGTGGTATTCCTGTCGTGCGTGATGAGAAGGGAATGCTCAGCGGAAGGGAAGCTGTCATCGACAAGGATCTGGCTGCCGCCCTGATGGCTAAGCAGCTCAATGCTGATCTGTTTGTCATTTCCACCGCAGTGGAGAAGGTCTGCCTCAACTATGGCAAGCCGAACCAGAAGAGTCTGGACACCATCACCACTGCCGAGGCGGAGACGTACATTGCCGAAGGGCATTTTGCCCCCGGCTCCATGCTCCCCAAGGTACAGGCCATTGTTGATTTCGTGCGCTCCACCGGCAATATGGGCTTGATCACCGATCCAGCCAATATCTATGGCGCGCTCTATGAGGGCAAGGGAACCAAGATTGTCCTCTAG
- a CDS encoding DUF4105 domain-containing protein, whose product MKRPLLMLMVLLLIAPLWALSIIPRVTEQPFDSVKELGAVDFSKPLAPNQQAWVDKTEVQLLTVGPGDPLYAWFGHSALIVTQPSGTRIMYDWGIFDPNQKHFYLNFAQGRMYYYVVASEAGWRIEEALEENRDVKLAKLDFPPEAKFALISFLQRHIKTEYSTYLYHFYYDNCATRIRDIINAATEGEFQAWAEAQAAEDSLRSVTLPNMIHSPLVFWVLDFLQGKTIDKPMNRYEELFLPEKLHQAVVDFAAEQQEGFAISTEVLQEVDDQAVRFPVQEGKGSYVWAYALAGLGSGALLLLLKRWLPKAMRLLLGLLLLALAVLGTLLLFMMLFSDMDMTYFNENILFVHPLLAIPAFGFLFRKKDQSRTLGFSVLVMALLVAMKLLVPAATVQDNLRTIALLLPIYCSGASFQRRSKSQKA is encoded by the coding sequence ATGAAACGTCCCCTACTCATGCTGATGGTGCTGCTTCTCATTGCCCCGCTCTGGGCCTTGAGCATAATCCCGCGTGTTACCGAACAACCTTTTGACAGCGTCAAGGAACTGGGCGCCGTGGATTTTTCCAAGCCGCTTGCACCGAATCAACAAGCCTGGGTGGACAAAACGGAAGTGCAGCTGCTCACCGTCGGCCCCGGCGACCCGCTCTATGCCTGGTTCGGGCACAGCGCACTCATCGTCACCCAACCATCGGGAACCAGAATCATGTACGATTGGGGCATATTCGACCCAAACCAAAAGCACTTCTACCTGAACTTTGCCCAAGGCAGGATGTACTACTATGTAGTGGCCAGTGAGGCAGGGTGGCGCATCGAAGAGGCACTGGAAGAGAACCGTGATGTGAAACTGGCGAAGCTCGACTTCCCGCCCGAAGCAAAGTTTGCGCTCATCTCCTTTCTGCAGCGGCATATCAAAACCGAATACAGCACCTATCTCTACCACTTCTACTATGACAACTGTGCTACCAGGATTCGGGACATCATCAACGCTGCCACAGAAGGCGAGTTCCAAGCGTGGGCTGAGGCCCAGGCAGCAGAGGACTCACTGCGTTCTGTCACCCTCCCCAACATGATCCACAGCCCCCTGGTCTTCTGGGTCCTCGATTTCTTGCAGGGAAAGACCATCGACAAACCGATGAACCGCTATGAGGAGCTCTTTCTCCCCGAGAAATTGCACCAGGCCGTGGTGGACTTTGCCGCGGAACAGCAGGAGGGGTTTGCAATCTCAACAGAGGTCTTGCAGGAAGTGGATGACCAAGCGGTCAGATTTCCCGTCCAGGAAGGAAAGGGTTCTTATGTGTGGGCATATGCGCTTGCAGGCCTTGGGAGCGGAGCACTCCTGCTTCTGCTCAAGCGATGGTTGCCCAAAGCCATGCGACTGCTGCTGGGCTTGCTGCTGCTTGCCCTGGCAGTGCTGGGAACCCTTCTGCTGTTCATGATGCTCTTCTCAGACATGGATATGACTTACTTCAACGAGAACATCCTCTTTGTCCACCCGCTGCTTGCAATCCCCGCCTTCGGCTTTCTCTTTCGCAAGAAGGATCAATCACGCACATTGGGTTTCTCTGTCCTGGTGATGGCACTCTTGGTGGCAATGAAGCTGTTAGTTCCCGCAGCAACCGTGCAGGACAATCTCAGAACCATTGCCCTGCTCTTGCCCATCTACTGCTCAGGGGCGTCCTTTCAGCGCCGTTCCAAGAGTCAGAAGGCCTAG
- the recO gene encoding DNA repair protein RecO translates to MERNVSSLGIVLHSQRYGQLNRKLTLLSVDFGIIDVVSYGARKSLKAVKAEVLTDGQFFLYYNPVKKEYTLKDLKVLDEHEVLRSDLMQTYRALFFCEMMMKTNGGDSQKAYALLSKALDLLASLPDQANQVLIQFVHQMSELLGLRPDYRICPVCERPYEKDEIISFSSSLGSPCCKDCASLDSPLLLLPGMRRYLVLTADLRFEDAVLVQLNPAAGARIKSYMLRYALLLCGGYLKTLSDGLLVSS, encoded by the coding sequence ATGGAGCGGAACGTATCGTCTTTGGGCATTGTGCTTCACAGTCAGCGGTACGGTCAGCTGAACCGGAAGCTCACCTTGCTGAGCGTGGACTTTGGCATCATTGATGTCGTCAGCTATGGGGCGCGCAAATCGCTGAAGGCGGTGAAGGCCGAGGTGCTTACCGATGGCCAGTTCTTCCTCTACTACAATCCGGTGAAGAAGGAGTACACCCTCAAGGACCTGAAGGTGCTTGATGAGCATGAAGTGCTTCGCTCGGACCTGATGCAAACCTATCGTGCTCTCTTCTTTTGTGAGATGATGATGAAAACAAACGGAGGGGATAGCCAAAAGGCGTATGCGCTGTTGAGCAAGGCTCTGGATTTGCTTGCATCCCTGCCAGACCAGGCAAACCAGGTCCTGATCCAGTTTGTGCACCAGATGAGTGAATTGCTGGGCTTGCGTCCGGACTACCGCATCTGTCCTGTCTGTGAGCGGCCGTATGAAAAGGATGAGATCATCTCGTTCTCCTCTTCCCTAGGCTCACCCTGTTGCAAGGATTGTGCCTCTTTGGATTCTCCTCTGTTGCTTCTCCCCGGAATGAGGCGGTATCTTGTCCTTACTGCCGACCTTCGGTTTGAGGATGCGGTTCTTGTTCAGCTGAACCCTGCTGCAGGTGCCCGCATCAAATCCTATATGCTCAGGTATGCCCTGCTTCTGTGCGGCGGCTATCTGAAGACGCTCAGCGATGGGCTGTTGGTGAGCTCGTAG
- the recJ gene encoding single-stranded-DNA-specific exonuclease RecJ, with protein MLWKKSPVSSQDIRHLHEQYGVDLLCSSILARRGLTSSEQVKFFLESELTYLHNPFLFDDMEEVVDRINDAVAEGEKICVFGDRDVDGITSTALLVSELRSLGLEVSYQLPEGDDPYGMTMGGVEKAHADGVTLILTVDCGISNVAEIAHAHGLGLDTIVLDHHISGDELPPALAIIDPKMSGSGYPFQHLAGCGVVAKVIWALRFSHTDFYREECILLHAQPGKDTVIIQAMRIQNLLVIDRVIEEINPGLIKSSQSKVLQFLDCGLPILVLDAPSELAQLRHAFGKQVDIHLMDMRPQMEAVMPVIKGKGLFALSNLSRAIKYSPFGKDELQVLFTLFNAYCMKRYPALDAEYESILDLVAIGTVADLMPMEDENRILVKRGLKVLTLGQRQSLLPLFSMQNLMGKQLSTSDISWQISPVINASGRMGKPSVALEMLLSENLERSEQLAYELMKLNKERQKLGEDAWDRMLSKAKHSFESTGSKLVVVEDPQLSRGITGVMASRLLKQFNAPAIVLATVGDTRVSASMRSPTHFNAREFLSRFSDLFLDFGGHVCAGGFSMDVENLPEFKRRVMDEIDTMDCMPEETEDEVVIDCALPEPYMTPEIIKVVEFFEPYGEKNPPLVLQMEGAIVDDIQFMNNSKGSSQHVKLTLSFGTYKWPAVFWKAGDRVGKDFDKGSIVDVVFRLGRNYFRSQESLQLTIIDLKSSGESA; from the coding sequence ATGCTTTGGAAAAAGTCTCCGGTTTCTTCGCAGGATATACGCCATCTGCACGAGCAGTATGGGGTGGATCTCCTGTGCTCTTCGATTCTCGCAAGAAGGGGTCTGACAAGCAGTGAGCAGGTGAAGTTCTTTTTGGAAAGTGAGCTGACCTACCTGCACAATCCCTTCCTCTTCGACGATATGGAAGAGGTGGTTGATCGCATCAACGATGCTGTTGCCGAAGGGGAGAAGATTTGTGTCTTCGGTGACCGTGACGTCGATGGGATAACCAGCACAGCACTCCTGGTTTCGGAATTGCGCAGCTTGGGGCTGGAAGTGAGTTACCAGTTGCCTGAAGGTGATGATCCCTATGGTATGACCATGGGGGGGGTCGAGAAGGCGCATGCAGATGGGGTCACCCTGATCCTTACCGTCGACTGCGGCATTTCCAATGTTGCGGAGATTGCCCATGCCCACGGCCTGGGGCTTGATACCATTGTCCTCGATCACCATATCAGTGGGGATGAGCTTCCCCCGGCCCTTGCGATCATCGATCCGAAGATGAGCGGCAGCGGCTATCCGTTCCAGCATCTTGCAGGTTGCGGGGTGGTGGCCAAGGTGATCTGGGCACTTCGGTTCAGTCACACTGATTTCTACCGGGAGGAGTGCATCCTCCTGCACGCACAACCGGGCAAGGATACGGTCATCATCCAAGCGATGCGCATCCAGAATCTGCTGGTCATCGACCGGGTGATCGAGGAGATCAATCCCGGCCTCATCAAGAGCAGCCAGAGCAAGGTGCTGCAGTTCCTCGATTGCGGTCTTCCCATCCTGGTGCTCGATGCCCCCAGCGAGCTGGCCCAGTTGCGCCATGCCTTCGGCAAGCAGGTGGACATCCATCTCATGGACATGCGGCCCCAGATGGAAGCGGTGATGCCGGTGATCAAGGGCAAGGGGCTCTTTGCCCTTTCCAACCTGAGTCGGGCGATCAAGTACTCCCCATTCGGCAAGGATGAGCTGCAGGTGCTCTTTACGCTCTTCAATGCCTACTGCATGAAGCGCTATCCCGCTCTTGATGCGGAGTATGAGTCAATCCTGGATCTGGTTGCCATAGGAACCGTTGCGGACCTGATGCCGATGGAGGACGAGAACCGCATTCTGGTCAAGCGGGGACTGAAGGTGCTCACCCTGGGTCAGCGGCAATCCTTGTTGCCTCTCTTCTCCATGCAGAACCTGATGGGCAAGCAGCTCTCCACCAGCGATATCTCCTGGCAGATCAGTCCGGTCATCAATGCCTCCGGGCGCATGGGAAAACCATCGGTTGCCTTGGAGATGCTGCTCAGTGAGAATCTGGAACGGTCGGAACAGTTGGCCTATGAACTGATGAAGCTCAACAAGGAGCGACAGAAGCTGGGTGAGGATGCGTGGGATCGGATGCTGAGCAAGGCGAAGCACAGCTTTGAGTCCACCGGTTCGAAATTGGTGGTGGTTGAGGATCCCCAGCTCTCCCGCGGCATTACCGGGGTCATGGCTAGCAGGCTGCTCAAGCAGTTCAATGCTCCGGCCATTGTTCTGGCAACGGTAGGGGATACGCGTGTCTCCGCTTCCATGCGCAGTCCAACCCATTTCAATGCACGGGAGTTTCTCTCTCGTTTCAGTGATCTGTTCCTTGATTTCGGTGGCCACGTGTGTGCCGGCGGTTTTTCCATGGATGTTGAGAACCTTCCCGAATTCAAGAGGAGGGTGATGGATGAGATTGACACGATGGACTGCATGCCTGAGGAGACTGAGGACGAGGTGGTCATCGACTGCGCACTCCCTGAACCATACATGACCCCTGAGATCATCAAGGTGGTTGAGTTCTTCGAGCCATACGGTGAGAAGAATCCTCCTCTGGTGCTGCAAATGGAGGGAGCCATTGTTGATGACATCCAGTTCATGAACAACTCCAAAGGTTCCAGCCAACACGTGAAGCTCACGCTCAGTTTCGGCACCTACAAGTGGCCGGCTGTCTTCTGGAAGGCCGGGGACCGTGTGGGAAAGGATTTTGACAAGGGTTCCATCGTCGATGTGGTGTTCCGCCTGGGCAGGAATTATTTCCGCAGCCAGGAGAGTTTGCAGTTGACGATCATTGACCTGAAGTCTTCAGGAGAAAGCGCTTAG
- the rpsU gene encoding 30S ribosomal protein S21 — protein sequence MAFVKVDDNEPLEKSIKRFKRMVEKEGIIREWKKREYFEKPSTILNRKKKALARKQMKKVRKLHVSKGY from the coding sequence ATGGCATTCGTAAAAGTAGACGACAATGAGCCTCTTGAAAAGTCGATCAAGCGTTTCAAGCGCATGGTTGAGAAGGAAGGCATCATCCGCGAATGGAAGAAGCGGGAGTACTTTGAAAAGCCCTCCACCATCCTCAACAGGAAGAAGAAAGCTCTTGCACGCAAGCAGATGAAGAAGGTGCGCAAGCTCCATGTTTCAAAGGGCTATTGA
- a CDS encoding NAD(P)-dependent oxidoreductase — MLILISDAFDSSLPERLSVFGEVTSDKNRLSEAEVVLVRSKTKCTKEYIDQAPKLKLIIRGGVGIDNIDKVYAESKGIIVRNTPKSSAIAVAELAFSLMLSTPNNLVAYHNGMKQGEWLKNLKRTELYGKTLCLFGIGNIASKVAERAKAFGMKVVAFDKYVSSSPVAQMVATPELAVADADYISLHLPLTDETRGMVNKALISHCKKSPVVINTGRGLCVDADDMVSMLSEGSVSWYCTDVYPSDPPSPDYPILGCERVTLTPHVGANSEENLARIGEETFDIIDELKKGGKI, encoded by the coding sequence ATGCTTATTCTCATTTCTGACGCCTTTGACTCTTCGCTTCCCGAACGTTTGTCCGTTTTTGGTGAAGTGACCTCCGACAAGAACCGCCTCAGCGAAGCCGAAGTGGTATTGGTACGCAGCAAGACCAAATGCACCAAGGAGTACATCGACCAGGCTCCCAAGTTGAAGTTGATCATCCGTGGTGGCGTCGGCATCGACAACATCGACAAGGTCTATGCGGAAAGCAAAGGGATCATCGTACGCAACACTCCCAAGTCCTCTGCCATTGCAGTTGCTGAGCTTGCGTTCTCATTGATGCTGAGCACCCCCAACAACCTGGTTGCCTACCACAATGGTATGAAGCAGGGCGAGTGGCTGAAGAATCTCAAGCGCACTGAGCTCTACGGAAAGACCCTGTGCCTGTTCGGCATCGGCAATATTGCAAGCAAGGTCGCAGAACGCGCCAAGGCTTTCGGCATGAAGGTTGTGGCTTTTGACAAGTATGTCTCCTCCTCGCCTGTCGCCCAGATGGTGGCAACTCCTGAGCTGGCTGTTGCGGATGCAGATTACATCTCCCTGCACCTTCCGCTTACCGATGAGACCCGCGGCATGGTCAACAAGGCTTTGATCAGCCACTGCAAGAAGAGCCCGGTTGTCATCAACACCGGTCGTGGACTCTGTGTGGACGCCGATGACATGGTCTCAATGCTCAGCGAGGGTTCTGTGAGCTGGTACTGCACCGATGTCTATCCCTCCGATCCCCCGAGCCCGGATTATCCGATTCTCGGCTGCGAGAGGGTGACCCTCACTCCGCACGTCGGAGCAAACAGCGAAGAGAATCTTGCTCGCATCGGCGAGGAGACCTTTGACATCATTGATGAACTGAAGAAGGGAGGAAAAATCTGA